GTCAAGAGGCTAAATTATATTTTCTCTTGGGCTTACAACTTTTTTACCGTTTTTCAAATAGCTTGAAAGCACTTATTTTAACCGTGGATTGAAAAGTAATTTCTGGAAGAACAAATTATTAATTATTTAGTGTTTTTTATAAAATGAGATTACTCAAACCGGTGTCACTGGCAGATTATTTTTAATCGGACTTCAAAGCGGCTATAGAAATTATACGATGTTTTTATACCTCGGGTTACAATTACTTTATAGGAATTCGATATGGTAACAATTGGGCTTTCGAGAGACAAGGATGTCCTGAAGTCAGTCAGGACAGCAGTGGAGCTTGCAGGAGGACTTGGAATCAAAGAAGGGGATACAGTATTGATCCGACCCAATGCAAATACTGCGGATCCTGCTCCTGGATCGACAAGTCCTGAGGTTTTGAGGGGCGCGATAAGGGAGGTAAAAAGATACAATCCGGGAAAAATAATTGTGGCTGAGAAGTCGATGACGACCCTGGATACTGAAAAAGTGCTTAAAAAACTGGGGTTATGGCAGGTAGCAGAGGGGGAAGGGGTTGATGAGATCCTGACATTCGACCACCTGAAACGTGAACATGTCGAGCCAGAGAAGGCTTATTCCTGGCCTTTTGGATTTGATGTGCCTGAATTTCTGGGATCTGTGGATTACACAATCGCTCTTCCGGTAATCAAGACCCACTGGACTGCTATATTTACAATGGGACTCAAGTCCCAGATAAGCATAACCGCAGACAGAGACAGGAGGCAACTCCCTCACGGGCAGGGTATGGATATGCTTTTCGGAAATATGATTGCCGAATCCAACCTTGTTTATAAGCCTGATTTCTATATATCGGATGCTACAAAGTGCTTTGTGACCGAAGGTCCGAATACAGGTACTTTGCGGGAACCGGGGATTGTCCTTGCAAGCCCGGATGTGATTGCAAATGATGTTACAGGGCTTGCCCTCCTTAAAACACTGGGCACGGTTCCGAAAATCCAGAGAAATTCAGTCTGGGCTCAGCCCCAGATAAAAAGGGCTGTAGAACTGGGGCTGGGAGTGAAAAACAGGGAAGAAATCACGGTAAAGGGCCTGGGAATTGAAGAGATAAATAAAATTATCGCCAGTCTTGCCTGATCCATCTTTCATTGCAGGGTCCGATTGCCTTGGGAGTCCGAAAGATAATCTGAATATTCAATGCCATTCAAATATGCTGATATATCACCATAATTTATTTATTTTCGACGATACCATAGATAATAGGGGTGATTCTATGAAATGTGAAGCATGTGGAAGAGAAAGCGATACTAAATACTGCAACGACTGCGGCAAAGTTATGGACGAAGTTGTAAGGCGCGTAGGAGAAGCTCGATGGGCGGCAATAGATGATTGTTCGTTTATTTATCCGCTTGTACAGCGCGTGGGCAGAGGAGAGGCAACTGTCAACGATATTATCCAGGCTCTTGACGTCGAGGACTGATTTATCCCGCCGGCAGGAACAGGCTTTACACGAAAAGGCTTAAAAACTGATCCTGAACCACATTTTATTTTTAAAACCTTTTAGGTTACCGGAGGTGTTCAGGGTAGCTGGAGCCTGAGAATTCCGTAGAATGATTTAACTGAGAATTCTGGAAATGGTTTAAACTTCAGAGAGACAGAAAATAAATCCGGTTAATCAGGCTAAACCACTTTTCGAAACACCAGAGTTAAGGTCAATATAAAAATAGTCCGGGCTCTGGACTTTTATTTCAATTTCAAGCTGGGCATAGGATAAAATCCTTAAAGTTATATCTCTTCAGCCTTAATATTATAATGTCAGGCAATTTTCTCTGAGCGCAGGGACTGGTGCTGTACATGAACAGAAAAGCCGGAGCAGTTGTTTTAATATGCCTGTTTGCAGGAGTGATCCTGGTTCCGGGGTGTATTAACAAACAGCATGTTGAACAGCCTGTAAATAATGAGTCTTCCAATGCCGGCAAAGGGGATGAGAGTGTGGACATCCAGGTAATAAAGGTTTTTAGCAGCGCGTTTGAATCAAACAGTACTATCCCCAGGAAATATACATGCAATGGGGAAAACATAAATCCGCCCCTGGAATTTGCAGATATTCCCGAGGAAACTGAAAGTCTGGTACTGATCATGGACGATCCTGATTCCCCCATGAATCCATTTACTCACTGGATCGTCTGGAATATTGAACCGGTGGCGAAAATAGAAGAGGACAGCATCCCTGGGATTGAAGGGATGAATAACTTCAGAAAGATTGGTTACGGCGGCCCCTGCCCTTCATCAGGCACTCACAGATACTTTTTCAAAGTTTATGCTCTGGACAGGAAGCTTGAGCTAAAAGCAGGGTCCGGAAGAAAAGAACTTGAAAGCGAGATGATAGGGCATATTATTGCCGAAGGGGAACTGATGGGAAAATACGGAAAGACCTGATCAGAGAAAAAGTCGATTTTCAAGTAAAATAGATTATAAACTATATTATTGGCGGTATATCCTGATCAAAAGATTATACTCAATGTTTTGATCACATGATATACCTGAAATATAATTGTCCTTTAACATATCTGATTTTATTGAAGCTTGAAGGGGGGAAGACGGTGGAAGAAAAGACAGACGCCGAACAGAGAAACGCAACATCTGAAGAGGATACTGAGATATTTGAAAATCCTGGAGAAGGTCTGGAAAAAGCGACCTTTGCAGCAGGCTGCTTCTGGGGAATTGAAGAGGCATTCCGGCAGATTAAAGGTGTGGTTGCAACTGCAGTTGGCTATAGCGGAGGTCATTTTAAAAGACCTACCTATGAGCAGGTCTGTACCCTTGACACCGGACATGCAGAAGCCGTAAGGGTTATTTTTGATCCTGAAATAGTCTCATATAAGACCCTGCTGGATGTTTTCTGGAAGATCCATGACCCGACAACAAAAGACAGGCAGGGACCTGATGTAGGAAAACAGTACCGTTCCGTGATCTTTTACCACAGCGACGAGCAAAAGGCTGCTGCCCTTGCCTCAAAAGAAGAACTGGAAAAGTCAGGGGCTTTCAAAAATCCGGTAGTAACCGAGATAGTGCCGGTTTCCGAATTTTATATGGCAGAAGACTATCACCAGCAGTATTTTGAAAAAAAAGGATTTTTACAGAATATATTCAGGAGCTTTAAAAAATAATTCTGAAAACAGGTTACAGGGACGAAAAGAGCTGGATAAGAGCTTTGCATAACCATAACCTGGTGAAAAGCCAGTCCAGAAAAGATGCATGAAAACGTAACACAGACTACACAACGTAACACAGGCTACACAAAAAGATTAATTTAGAGGGATCTTTAAAGTAATTCAGGTGGAAAACACAGTTTCGATAAGGAAGCTATCAAAGGTTTTCGGGAAAAATCCTGTCCTGAAATCCCTTGACCTCGACCTCGAAAAAGGTGAATTTGCGGTTATTTTCGGCCCTAACGGGGCTGGGAAAACTACCCTTTTAAAGCTTATTTCAACCCTGACAACACCTACCGAAGGTTCTGTTTTCGTTTCAGGTTTTAATGTAGTAGAAGAGCCTGAAAAAGCCCGCAGAGAAATAGGGCTGCTTTCTCACGAATCTTACCTTTATGGAGAATTAAGCGCAAAAGAAAACCTGCGTTTTTTCGGCCAGATGTATGGAATCAAAGGCCAGAAACTCGAAGAGAGGATATCCAGCATCCTGGAAGATACAGGGCTTGTGGCAAAAACAGACGAACGGGTCAGTACTTTTTCGAGAGGAATGAAACAGAGGCTTTCCATTGCAAGGACTCTGCTTCACAGACCTTCAATCCTCCTTCTGGACGAGCCCTACACCGGCCTGGACCCGGGAGCTTCTCTGGTTTTCGAAAATCTCATTAAAAGCCCGGAGTTCCAGAAAAGCACAAAATTAATGGTTTCCCACGACCTTGAAAGAGGGTTTAAGCTCTCCAGCAGGCTCCTTATCCTGAACAAAGGAAAATTTGTGTACGACGGGATTAAAAAAGACTTCTCAGGGTATGAAGACTTCAAAGAAAAATGCAGCTCCATGCTGGCCTGAAGCAGGAAGACGCGAAAAAAGGGATGAATGAAAATAGAAGAAGTGAATAGAAGAAGTGAATAGAAGAAGTGAATAGAAGAAGTGAATAAAAGAAATGGAAAAAGGACAGAAGAAGTGAATAGAAGAAGTGAATAAAAGAAATGGAAAAAGGACAGAAGAAGTGAAAAAAGGAGATAAAAATGATCCGGAGCTTTTATATCGCTGCAAAAGATCTTAAAGCCGAGTTTCGGACAAAACAGATGCTTAACTCAATGTTTATTTTTTCTCTTCTTGTGCTTGTGGTTTTCAGCATCTCTTTTGGAGATTTTCTGGGCGACAGTGAGAAAGTAGAGAAACTGGCTCCAGGAGTCCTCTGGATCGCTTTCATCTTTGCGGGAATGCTCGGACTTTCAAGAACCTTTGCCATGGAAACAGAAAACGGCTGCCTTGAAGCCCTTATGCTCTGCCCCACTGACAGAAGTGCGATCTATACAGGAAAAATCCTCTCCAGCCTTGTGATAGTGTTTATCATGGAAGCGGTGACCCTTCCTTTCTTTATCATACTCTTCAATTACAGCCTGGATAGTCAGACCACATTACTTCTCCTGATTATTCTTTTTCTCGGGACTTCAGGGTTTATTGCTGTCGGAACTCTGCTCTCTGCCCTTACCCTGGGAACCCGCACCAGAGAACTTCTCCTGCCTGTCCTTCTCCTGCCTTTAATCCTGCCAGTTATCATCCCTGCTGTGGAGGCAACCGCCGGAGTTCTTGCCGGAAACGGCATTGAAAATTTAATTCCAGAAATAAGATTACTTGCTGTTTACGACCTGGTATTCTTTGCAGTTTCGAACCTGGTCTTTGAATATGTGATTTCTGACTGAGATATTTCAACAGGAAAAAGAGGAAAAATAGGAGACTAAGAGAAAAAAGGAAATAAAAAACTGAGAGAAAAAAAGTAAATAGAAGACTGAGAGGAAAAAAGAAAATAGAAGATAATTCAAGACAATGAGTAAAACCGAATCAACAACAGAATCAATATGAATCAATAACAGAAACAACATAAAATCAATAACAGAAACAACATAAAATCAATAACAGAAACAACATAAAATCAATAACAGAATCAATATAAAATCAACAACAGAAGCAATATAAAATCAATAATAGTGCAGTAAACCGGTATATTCACCATTTGCTATAGATACAGATGCTTTCTTTGCGTGTGTTGCCGAACTGTGCTCACAATTAATTTAATCAGTATTTAATTTAATAAATGTGAACAAAATGGCCTTAAATTCCAGAAAAATCGGAGTGCTGGCAGGTGCAACTGCCTGCATAATGCTTCTTTCGATGTACATGCTCTTTTTTTACCTGCCCCCTATCAGGGACGAATCCGGGGAGGTTCTGAGCGGCAGCTTCAGGATCTTTTTCTTCCACATGCCAGTAGCGGTCATTGCCTATCTGGCTTTTGGAGCCGTATTTGTTGCAAGTATTTTCTACCTGATGAAAAGATCTTTTAAATGGGATATTTACGCCCGCTCGGCTGCAGAGGTGGGAGTTCTGTTTTCTTTCCTTGTGCTGGTCACCGGGTCTATATGGGCAAAAGACGCCTGGGGCTGGTACTGGATCTGGGATGTCAGACTGACCACATCTCTTGTCCTTTTTCTTGTTTACCTTGCCTATAACATGCTAAGAAAAGCCCTTGAAGAGCCTGAAAAAAGAGCAAGGCTTTCAGCAGTCTTCGGGATTTTAGCTTTCCTTTCCGTGCCCCTGAGTTTTTTTTCAATAAGGCTCTGGCGCTCGGCTCATCCCCTCATGTTTGGAGGAAGTATGGGAGAAAACGGAGGAGGACTTGAAGGGACATCGCTCCAGCTGGCTTTGATTGTAAATTTCATAGCTTATTTCCTGCTTTTCCTTACCCTTTTCTATGTAAAAGTGCAGAATGAGAAGGCAAAAGAGGAGATTGACGCACGCATATCTGTCGGATTAGAAACCTGATTTCTAATGGTCTGTTTTTTCTTTTTTTCAAAAAAAGTCGCATAAGGCCAGGTTTTGCAGCTAATCCGGGTGGTTCAGAGAAATTGCATCTTACTATCCGGGAATCCGGGATAATTATTTACCTTTCCCTCGCCTATTTTTTCTCATGATTTTTGACCCTACCACAGTCTGTAACATGGAACTTCAAAACCGCTTTGTAAGGTCCGCAACGCACGAGTTTATGGCAGAAAAAGATGGGACTCCAACTTCCAGGCTCGGAGATCTCTATGAGGAACTTGCAAGAAGTGAAGTCGGGTTGATAGTAACCGGCTATTCCTGTATCCATCCATGCGGGTGGAGTGATGCCAACCAGCAGGGAATTTATGATGACCGTTTCATCGAGCCTTACAGGAGAATTACTGAGAGGGTACATAAATACAGGAGCAGGATAGTGCTCCAGATAGTGCATGGAGGGAGGCAGGCAGACGTTTCCCAGAAAAATCCTGTCCCCATAGCTCCCTCGGCGGTCAAAGACGGGCATTCTGCAACTGTCCCGAAAGAAATGACAGAAGAAGAAATCCTGATAGTAATAGAGGCATTCACACAGGCAGCTGTAAGGGCAAAAAAGGCAGGCTTTGACGGGGTTCAGCTTCACTGTGCCCATGGCTTCCTGTTAAGCAACTTCATTTCTCCTTACACAAACAGGCGGACTGACAGGTGGGGAGGGTCCGTAGAAAATCGGGCAAGAATAGTAACAGAGATCGTCAGGCGCATAAAAGAGGAGACAGGCAGCAACTTTCCCATCTTTGTCAAAATGAATGCAACAGACGGTTTCCAGCCCGGAACGGCAAAAGCAGAACTTGGGCTTACCATATCTCAGGCTATGGAAACTGCAAAACTTCTGGAAAAGGCAGGCGTATGTGCAATCGAAGTCAGTGGAGGGATAAGCGAAGCAGGCGGAGTGACCATAAAGACTGCGATCAATTCTCCTTCTAAAGAGGCTTACTTTAAAGAATATTCTAAAAACATAAAGAGTGCAGTGAGTATTCCTGTTATCCTCGTTGGTGGGATCAGGTCTCTTTCCGTAATGGAAGGGCTTCTTGAGAATGGGTTTGCAGACCTTATTTCCATGAGCAGGGCATTCATCAGCGAACCGGATCTTATTTTAAAACTTAAATCTGGAGAGGCTGAAAAGGCAAGATGCGTATCCTGCAACCTGTGTTTTGACCCGGAAGGAATAAGGTGCAATTTCGAGTTTGATTGATCCTGAAATCTAGCTATTTTCACTTTACAGGTTTTCTTTTCCTTTTTCTGACCAGATCCTCTTTTGTTTTTCTCTTTCCTTTTTATATTTTCCCGTTTCGAAAAAGAAATTATTATTAAAGTTCAGGGCTAATTTTAAGATTAGGGGGCAGATTTATCGAAAATTATAGTCTGATGATTTTTTATTTTTACCGATATCTTTTAAATATTTTTTAATTTTGAGTTTACAATAATCTTCGGATTATTACCCGGAAAAGTGAGCCTGAACGTATATTTTTTATAATAGGTCTGTGCAAAAGAGATAAGCTTTACAGGCTGTTTACAGGGACTCTGGTTTACATTTTTCTGCCAGGTCCCCCAAGAGAAAAATGTTGAGGTAGAAAATTATGTCAGAAGAGAACCGTGTCGGCAGTAAGATACGCCAGCTTAGAGAAGCCCGGGATATGACTGTTGAAGAACTGGCTGAAGCCAGT
This window of the Methanosarcina mazei S-6 genome carries:
- a CDS encoding DUF362 domain-containing protein, translated to MVTIGLSRDKDVLKSVRTAVELAGGLGIKEGDTVLIRPNANTADPAPGSTSPEVLRGAIREVKRYNPGKIIVAEKSMTTLDTEKVLKKLGLWQVAEGEGVDEILTFDHLKREHVEPEKAYSWPFGFDVPEFLGSVDYTIALPVIKTHWTAIFTMGLKSQISITADRDRRQLPHGQGMDMLFGNMIAESNLVYKPDFYISDATKCFVTEGPNTGTLREPGIVLASPDVIANDVTGLALLKTLGTVPKIQRNSVWAQPQIKRAVELGLGVKNREEITVKGLGIEEINKIIASLA
- a CDS encoding YbhB/YbcL family Raf kinase inhibitor-like protein, which encodes MNRKAGAVVLICLFAGVILVPGCINKQHVEQPVNNESSNAGKGDESVDIQVIKVFSSAFESNSTIPRKYTCNGENINPPLEFADIPEETESLVLIMDDPDSPMNPFTHWIVWNIEPVAKIEEDSIPGIEGMNNFRKIGYGGPCPSSGTHRYFFKVYALDRKLELKAGSGRKELESEMIGHIIAEGELMGKYGKT
- the msrA gene encoding peptide-methionine (S)-S-oxide reductase MsrA, coding for MEEKTDAEQRNATSEEDTEIFENPGEGLEKATFAAGCFWGIEEAFRQIKGVVATAVGYSGGHFKRPTYEQVCTLDTGHAEAVRVIFDPEIVSYKTLLDVFWKIHDPTTKDRQGPDVGKQYRSVIFYHSDEQKAAALASKEELEKSGAFKNPVVTEIVPVSEFYMAEDYHQQYFEKKGFLQNIFRSFKK
- a CDS encoding ABC transporter ATP-binding protein; protein product: MENTVSIRKLSKVFGKNPVLKSLDLDLEKGEFAVIFGPNGAGKTTLLKLISTLTTPTEGSVFVSGFNVVEEPEKARREIGLLSHESYLYGELSAKENLRFFGQMYGIKGQKLEERISSILEDTGLVAKTDERVSTFSRGMKQRLSIARTLLHRPSILLLDEPYTGLDPGASLVFENLIKSPEFQKSTKLMVSHDLERGFKLSSRLLILNKGKFVYDGIKKDFSGYEDFKEKCSSMLA
- a CDS encoding heme exporter protein CcmB, which codes for MIRSFYIAAKDLKAEFRTKQMLNSMFIFSLLVLVVFSISFGDFLGDSEKVEKLAPGVLWIAFIFAGMLGLSRTFAMETENGCLEALMLCPTDRSAIYTGKILSSLVIVFIMEAVTLPFFIILFNYSLDSQTTLLLLIILFLGTSGFIAVGTLLSALTLGTRTRELLLPVLLLPLILPVIIPAVEATAGVLAGNGIENLIPEIRLLAVYDLVFFAVSNLVFEYVISD
- a CDS encoding cytochrome c biogenesis protein translates to MALNSRKIGVLAGATACIMLLSMYMLFFYLPPIRDESGEVLSGSFRIFFFHMPVAVIAYLAFGAVFVASIFYLMKRSFKWDIYARSAAEVGVLFSFLVLVTGSIWAKDAWGWYWIWDVRLTTSLVLFLVYLAYNMLRKALEEPEKRARLSAVFGILAFLSVPLSFFSIRLWRSAHPLMFGGSMGENGGGLEGTSLQLALIVNFIAYFLLFLTLFYVKVQNEKAKEEIDARISVGLET
- a CDS encoding NADH:flavin oxidoreductase, with protein sequence MIFDPTTVCNMELQNRFVRSATHEFMAEKDGTPTSRLGDLYEELARSEVGLIVTGYSCIHPCGWSDANQQGIYDDRFIEPYRRITERVHKYRSRIVLQIVHGGRQADVSQKNPVPIAPSAVKDGHSATVPKEMTEEEILIVIEAFTQAAVRAKKAGFDGVQLHCAHGFLLSNFISPYTNRRTDRWGGSVENRARIVTEIVRRIKEETGSNFPIFVKMNATDGFQPGTAKAELGLTISQAMETAKLLEKAGVCAIEVSGGISEAGGVTIKTAINSPSKEAYFKEYSKNIKSAVSIPVILVGGIRSLSVMEGLLENGFADLISMSRAFISEPDLILKLKSGEAEKARCVSCNLCFDPEGIRCNFEFD